The Sesamum indicum cultivar Zhongzhi No. 13 unplaced genomic scaffold, S_indicum_v1.0 C01325, whole genome shotgun sequence genomic interval GACTGATGGCGTTTTATGTAGTGGTCGGCCTTCCTACCAGAATGCCTTCTTGGTCGAAGAGCCATTTTACTAGTAAGGGTGCAGGAAGCAAAAAAACTTGCGCGAAGGACGTTTTCTTCTCTGCCTTCTCCTCTCCAAAGGCCAAGGGAGAGACTGCATCCCTTTCCTTCGGTAGCTCTTTTGGTTTCCCAAGGATAGCGGTAGCTGGGGCAAAGCCCGCTTTCTTCGTTTTTCGAATGAGAGAGAAAGTCAGAGGAAAAAACACGTTCTCTCTGTGCGAGATCCGAAAGTGGAGAACGCATAGCATTCTCTGGGCACATAGGATCAAACGTAAAGCAGCGCTCTCTTGGCAGAGTTTTAGGCGGCAAGAGATTTTAGGGCTTGTTGGAGCTTCTGAGCATAACGAATCGAAGCCGAAGACGGATCAAGGCTTTTATACCAAGGCGATAGACGAAGGACCGAAGAATGGAACGTGCAAAGTCGATCGTGCACCTGTCACTTATATAATAGCCAGTCATCAATTGGAAGCGGGCAAGATGGTGATGAATTGGTCTAAACCTTCGACTAGCGACTTATTGCGACCTGCCCAGAATGCCAATACATACTAAACCCTTGTTCACACAGCGAAAAAAGGCCGAGtagaagaataataaaataaaattttgtagtaATCTTATTATTCTACTTAGTGTATTTAATAACCTATCTTTATATCCAGGTGTTATACAAGGGTTTTGTAGTTCCTTATTTATTTGCGTTCTTTTTTTGGCCCATTCTCTATGGGAATCCCCAATCCGCCTTGGGGGAAACCTCTCCGAGCGAAACGAAAGACCCTTGCGGGGAACACTCGAGAGAGGAAGGAGGATCATCCACATCCTGCTCAGCGGACGCTATTCAGCAGCAGCTGAAGGTGAAGGACCGACTCTTTAAAGAAAACTTatctattaaaa includes:
- the LOC105155286 gene encoding uncharacterized protein LOC105155286, with the translated sequence PKKRLESTTTTIRGPFAFSSLPGKVDQRKVACFSPGLMAFYVVVGLPTRMPSWSKSHFTSKGAGSKKTCAKDVFFSAFSSPKAKGETASLSFGSSFGFPRIAVAGAKPAFFVFRMREKVRGKNTFSLCEIRKWRTHSILWAHRIKRKAALSWQSFRRQEILGLVGASEHNESKPKTDQGFYTKAIDEGPKNGTCKVDRAPVTYIIASHQLEAGKMVMNWSKPSTSDLLRPAQNANTY